In the genome of Lathyrus oleraceus cultivar Zhongwan6 chromosome 4, CAAS_Psat_ZW6_1.0, whole genome shotgun sequence, the window AGCTCATGTACTCCATTTTTAAAGACTGTATCCTTTGTTTGATGTACCGCCTCTACAGGTCGACATATGACCTATACAGGTTGACACATGCATCAAATAGGTTGgcacatgacttacataggtcgaaacatgcaacatatttttctaaaaaatcatgattttttcaaatcttttgcatCCTTTTGCCTCCAACTTGCATACATATAAATACTATATACATGCATCATTTCTTCGAAGTGATTTTGAGAAAAACACATATAAAACCGGGATTTCAAAGAGTTgtcttcatcttcaacctacaCAAAACCGGGATTTCAAAGagttctcatcatcttcaacctcattctatgcatacacacaaactacctacacataatcattctttgtttgggtgccatatagaattagggttgataacgtccaatttaggttgattgaattataaattgggttgagatctttaagggtttcaaatgagaaaaccAAGGTGGGGTTATCCTTCAAGATCAATTtgggatttgaaggttttggaaaAGGTTACACAATTCAGATCCGATCGAGTGAAGGCCTTAATCAAGAGGTACAATGGATCCAATACCTCTTGATTAAGGCCTATGTGGTTCTTGAAAAGGAGTAGCGTGGGACAAtggatcatattggtaaatcttgggttatAATAATTCACAGTTTGGATTCaatcgagtgaaagctttgaagaacaagggGTTTCTTGCAAAGAAGTAGCGTGAGATGGTGAATCAAATTGACCttgttgggttacttgatcaagGTAAGAGAAAGTttcagaatcaacatcaaacttagggtttgtagggttggattgctacatttctcttgtatacatacttttgtaaagtaaggttaatttcattatctcaattcgagttcAAATCGAGGGCATACGTACCCATAACaaggtcgattggggaactgcctaaacaaatccttgtgtatTCTTTATCCCTCTCcatctcttttatttttcaatttcaAATTGTTGAATTCATCGATCGTGCGATCAATATGTTTGAATAGAATTTTTGATAAACCTTTTGAAAGAGGTTTTGTTGAGTTGTTCACAATCATTTAGATTGTGATTGGATTTTAAGATCAATAAAACTACATAAATTTCCAAGCAAAATTGATTGCACAtaaggtgttcgataatttgtctTAATAGATTTTTTGTGTGATTTATCATTGGGAATATACTATCCTTGTAGCATGGCATTCAATTGGCAGTGATTAAAAgtctttgatcaatttgtgttcATTATCATACATTGGTAGCATTAACGCATATCCGAGCTTTTCGATATAGGTTCGGTTAAACGATTCAATCTGGGTTACTTCCACATGCCATAAACTTTTCAAAAACAGTTTTTTGTTAATTTTTGAAAACTTGTGATCTATTCACCCCTTATAGGTCAAAGCCTATCATCTAACAGTGAGAGACGAATGATAATTTAAAGTATTGAATCTTCGAAAAATGTCTTAGACCAGACTGTGCTTTCCGCGAGAAATTAGGGGTAATAAATGTTCACAACCTGAAGGACTTGTTGATTAGGATTAAGGCCTACATCAAATATAAAAAGGTGTTGGCAGATGGAGGTAGTCGGGTGGAGGGAGATGATTTTTGGCAGTAGAAAAAGGAAAAGCGAGAGTATGCCCCGTCTAAATTTTGACTCATACAACCCCTTGAAAACTTCGCGAGAAATGATCCTGAAGGAGTGTGCAAATTTGAAATTCAAGGAAGTTGGGATAAGGAATCCATTTCGACCATAACGTCTGCATGAACCAATAAGTCTAATACTTTTATTTCCATAAAAGTCACATCATAAAACCACTACTTCTGAGGCTAAGGCAACCTCACAATCTTCCGACCATGGTTGATGCATTTTAAAGCATATTGGTCATGTAAAAAATAAATCATCGTTATAAGCTTTAAATATTATAATACATATGTTTCAAAGAATAAATACAAATGAATTTTACCTCTCCGTCAGACGCATGCTGACAACATGTTTCAGATATAAAGGCAACAACGATAAGTCACATGAGCCTCATATAAACCCTTTAGGAACGACATCAACTAGGGTGCCTCAATCTGGACCGTTAGGGCTTCTGCGACATTAGGAGGTGACACTTGCCTCATCCGGGAAGACAAAGTCACAGAAGCATGAACCCCATAAGTTGATGCCTTTGTATCAAATGAACTAGAATCGGTCGGTCGTTGCAAAATTCAGGCTCTTTCCATATGAACCGATGCATGTTGCGACACTCTGTTGAACCTTAATCTTTCTTGATTATCATCCATAATGCATATAATTAAACCACACAAGCATTACATAGTAGAAAAGATCAAATCCATATGAAACACAATGAAAATCAAGACAAACAATGCAGATAGACCAAATACGAAAATGCATTTCCTAATTTCTAGAAATTCAAATTCTGAACGAATACACACGTGTATTTACGTATTAATGTACAACTCAGAAAAAATTAAAATGGTAGAAATGTATGGAGATCTAACTTTCCTAAAACACATTGCTTATCTAAACTACCTATCTAACACATTGCTCAGTTAAATAACCCATCTAAAATATCTATTACACAACCAATTAAACACACTACTCAACTTTCTATACACTGAGCTTATATTGATGAATGCATGCCATGGTTCTATAGGGTGTCACACCCTATCATGAAACCAAACGCTCTTGGAAGACCACATAGGCCTTAATCAAGAGGTACTGGATGTTAGAGATGACCACACCTAGAACATGAACAAAGTGTGTCAACGTATTATGAATATGGCAAGATCGGGCATAAACACATGAATTTTTGATGAATGCATGACAGGGTTATATATGGTGTCACACCCTATAATGAAACTAAACGCTCTTGGAAGACCACATAGACCTTAATCAAGAGGTACTGGATGTTAGAGATGACCACACCCAGGACCTGAACAAAGTGTGTCGACGTATTATAAATATGACGAGATTGGGCATAAAGACATGAATTTTTGATGAAGGCAATCTCTAGTTGGCTCTCGTATAATGCATTATTGCAGAGACATTGAATGCCTTGCAATACAATTGAAGAAGCCAATGGTTTGGGCATACTCAATAGGTTATGTTTGATTGTAGTGTTTCTAGTATTTCCGGAACAAGTTATGTATAGTTAATACATTTTGATTTTACTTTAATTAATACATGACtttttactttcatttattttaatataaCTTAAATTTACTTTAATATAACTTAGTCTAAAAAATTACAACGTTAAGATAATGTTACTGCCTTGAAACCATTCAAGGGATTTTCGGAGGTACATCTACGAAATATCCCAGATGTGTAATAAACATACTCCCAATACTTTTTAAATAACTTTATAAGATATTTTGGAGATACATTTTTGAATATACCCCAAATAATATTCTGAAATGAACAGATTTTATTCAAAATAGAAAATAGAGTGATCTTAAGAAATTACAAAAATTGATGTGATTTAAATTGCATCCAAAAATATATCTCTAAACAAAGAAAAACAATTTTGAGTTTTTAGACCCAATACTTTACATCTTGACATGGCATTTTCTTGGGCTTTACATCTTGACATGGCATTTTCTTGGGCTTTCTACCCAAAAAAAAGGCTTTGCATTTCGCGAAGGAAGAAAGAACGGCCCTGCTTCGGATCCGAAGCAATCAGCTTCGGCCTCCGAACCTTACCTCGGGACCGAACCTCGGTGTTGTTCCTCTGTTCGTTGAAAATTTTGCACTATTTCGATCACTTTATCTGTGTGAGCTAAGAAACTCGTATTTCCTTCTTCCACCGCTTCGAACCCTAACGCTTTGATCTTCAACACTTTCGCAAGATCAATTTTGAGCTTCAACGGAACCTTCTCAATGTCACTGTGAGTTCACCAACTCCATTTCTATCTCTTAAAACCCTAGTGTTCTCTTTCTAGGAACCACTGAATAAATCTGGTTGCGTCTATGGCTTTCCGTATTGGGCACAATTTCTGCTACTCGTGTTGTTGTTTTCTGTCCCTTACTCAATTCGAATGCCGATTTTGAGCTTGAATTGTTCTGTATTTCCGATCTTTTGCGTTCTGGAGATGGTTTTGAGATTTTGGAGTGATTTTCGGTTATGAGATGAGCTCAGCTGATGAGAAAGTAGGGGGGGAAATTGTAATTGAGTTTTGTGTTTCTTGCTTTCATTCATTTCTTTAGGAACTGAAAAATTTTCAGCTTAGGTAAATTGTGCACATTTCATGTTAGATTTTCAATCTCGGTAATGTTTTACTCTTGCCTAGCTCCCAGTGTTTGATTCCATGTGTTTCTTTGTAGTTTTGGTTTCTCCTGCATTGTGGAGGAGACTGTGAATTCTTTGCATGCCAATACGAGCTTGTGGTCTATGAAAATTGAAGGAGAGGGTTTCTTCTACTGGGAAATAGAGTCTCTTAAATAATTTATTTATGCTATTGGATTTCTCTGTTAGTATTATGTTAGATAATGAAGATGGGTTAGTTAAAATTCTATCCCAGTGAATGCAATATGAGTATAGAGCTGGAAGCCATGAACAGAGGTGGTGGATTCTTGTGGTGAAACTCTTTTTACAGTTGTAGTTGAAGTGTATGTGTGCACACAAACAAAAAGGGGTCGTGGTTGAGGTTGTagattttttaaagttttttttgATAAGTTTACTCTTTTGGATGTTTATTTGCTATGGTTTTGCAATGAATTGGAGTTCGCTTTCAATTTTGCGGAGTTACTGCCAGTTGCCATAAATGTGATGCATTTTTCAAATGTCCCGAGGATGATAAATTATGGTTGTAATTAAAACAAAGGAGTGTGAGGTTGGCATAGAAAATACGTTGAAGGCCATTACTAGAACAACACTCGTTGATAAGTTGATTTAATTGTTTTCGGAACCTCTGTATTCTCCATTTTGATACCTAATGTGCACCTGACACCTGTATTTCAATTACATGTAAACTTTGAAGGGGAGGCAAAGcatattttatttgtttgttcGTCTGTGAGTTAATGATGGTGAAACTTGGTCGATAATGTCAGACTTCTTATTATAAGTTAATGCTTACGGAGAAGAGAAATTTCTATTTGAACCTTTTGTAGTTTTTCAGTACTGAGCTTGGCGTAGGAGGATAGTTAGGTCAAGTATAGGTAGAAAAGAAAATCCTGGATGTGTGAATGTATAAAACTGAAAAAAATTGCAGCTTATGCGTAGAGTGTGTAACATTATCACTGATTCAACTTTGTGACACCTGAGTTATTCCCTGGTATAAAACCGCAAGCTTCATTCTTTATTTTCCTCTTACATTTCTCCCATTTTTTCCATGTTTAAGAAGAAACACTTAAAAGCCTTAATGTTGGATATATAAACCGATGAACCTCTAGCTTTGTAAGACCACAAAGACAATTGATGCATTTCACTTGAGTCTTTTTTTTTATCAGGGAAGCAGTTATGCCAAAGTTTGTCTTGATTGCATCAAAACTTTTTTTAATTTGGTCTGCAAGAAGAAAAAAAGCTTTAGCTCTGCTTTTAGCTAGGCAACACTGTGCTTATCATAAAATGTTCCTTTTGCATCTCCGAAAAACTCATTTTTTATGTGAGCTCTTTGCATTTCACTGTTGTGCACATCTATGTTGTCAATAGCATGCTGTAGCGAAATAGCATGCGGTGGTAGGATTTGGCGTGACGCTATTGGCCCCCGAGCCGCTGTCAACAATAGCGGTTGTAGCGGCCGCAAATTGCGCCCCAAACCGCCATCATAGCTGCTATTGCGTCTGGTTTTGGAATCATGGGGATACATTCCTGATTCTTTTTTCTACACCGTTGTCTTTTTTTTTCGGGTATAAATTTCAGCCCGAACCCTTTAAAGAGTAATGTTGTGTTCCTGCTCACAAAATAATCGTTCAGTTCTTCTTCCTACTTTTAGTTTAGCTATGTTTTATCATGCTTAAATTTTATTACCCTATATTTTAGGTTCTTTAACTATTAAGTATAATTAACTTTTTTATTGTGTATTAGTCCTTTTTTGAGTATTTATGTTTACTTTAAACACTGGTTTTTAATCTTTGCAATGGCGGCTAACTCACTAGAGCGTTTTAGGGGTCTGTGCTACGCAATGCTATCCAAGATTAACAACATATCTTGCATGGCATGAGATGTCAATTATTGTTATCCTATCCCATATTTTGGCAACTAGTTTATTACCAATTTAACATACACCAAATGCACTTTTACTAGCAGACTAATTTTTTTCTTAAACAATTTCCAGGAGTAAATGATAGTTGCTCAGAGGAGTGCTTTTGGACATAATAATTGGAGAAACTTTTTCTTGATCTTCCTTGATTCATTAAGGCTTCTTATAAATAGCTGTATGCTGAAAAATTGCAAGCTGGGTCATCTATGCCTGGAAACGAGGTAGGAGACAGGGTCCATAATTTTTTTGGTCAAGAAAACTTGTCCCAGGGCCAGTATCACTCACAGGCAGTTGACGGGAACTGGCCTGGGCTAAGCAACAATTTGTGGGCTGGCAGCCAGAGACCAACTGGTGGTCCTTTTCTTTCCAATTTGAAGAATTTTAATCTACAACAATCAGGTGGAAGTTTATCTGTAATTTATATATTTGATTGATATGTCTAcatgtattttttttttattattaatcGTACTTCCTTTTACATGTCCAAAGATTCTGAGCAACACACAAGTGCTCTACATCTGCGACATGGTTTGAACCTAGCACAATCAAATCAGAGGCCTGACATTGGCAGAAATCAAACCCCAAACCAGCAAACAGCTGTTAATGGCTATATGCAAGGACATCAGGTTTTCCAGTCTAGGCAAAATGAAGCAAACATTTTGGGAGTGGATACAGGAGCTGATTTGCATGGCATATCAAGTCTATCAAGAGGAGTAACAGTGCTCGAGTCACAGCAAGGGTCTGGTCTTGACCACTATAAGAAAAGCTTAAATAGGACCGATGCTACAGAGTCTCCTGTAAATTATGATTTTTTTGGCGGTCAACAGCAAATAAGCAGTCGACAATCAGGCATGCTTCAGTCTTTTCCTAGACAGCAGTCAGGGATAAATGACATGCAGCTTTTACAACAACACGCAATGCTCAACCAGATGCAAGAACTTCAAAGGCAGCAACAATTTCATCAACTAGAAGCGAGGCAACATTCCATGACTCCAGCTTCCTCCATTTCAAAACAGACAGTTGCAAGCCATTCTGCATCTCTTATTAATGGCATTCCCATCAATGAGGCATCTAACCTTATGTGGCAGCCTGAAGTTATGGCAGCTAATACAAATTGGCTCCAGCGAGGTGCATCTGCAGTTATACAAGGATCCGCTAATGGTTTTGTGTTATCCCCAGAACAACTGCGCCTGATGGGTTTGATTCCTAATCAGGGGGATCAGTCTCTTTACGGCCTTCCAATTTCTGGCTCAAGAGGTGCACCTAGCCTGTACTCTCATGTTCAAGCAGACAAGTCGGCAATGACTCAGGTTTCTATCCAAAACCAGTATTCTCTCGTTCAAGGCGACAAACAATCATTACCATCCATATCAACCAGCGTTAATGCATTTCCAGCTCACCACTATGCTGCAATGTCAGATCAAACTAACCTAAATGATGCAACTTCAGTTTCTAGACAAGATATTCAAGGAAAAAATATGTTTGGTTCAGTTGCTCCTGGTATTAATAGTGGACTAAATATGGAGAACTTGCAGCAAATGAATTCTGCGCAAAGAGATGTACCAATGGAAGATTTTCATGCGAGGCAAGAACTGGCTGGATCTTCTGAGACTTCACAGGACAAGTTGGTAGTGCAGGCTCCTCCACATAATGTGGCTACACTAGATCCAACAGAAGAAAAAATTTTGTTTGGTTCTGATGACAATCCTTGGGATGGATTTGGCAGGAATTCTGGTTTCAATATGCTGGATGGTTCAGATGGTTTTAGTGGATTTCCATCTCTTCAAAGTGGGAGCTGGAGTGCACTTATGCAGTCTGCTGTAGCTGAAACTTCTAGTAGTGAAGTGGGTATTCAAGAGGAATGGAGTGGTCTAAGTTCCCGGAATACTGAACGTTCATTGCCAAATGAAGGACCTTCACCAATTGATAGCAGCAAACAACAATCAGTTTGGCCTGATAATAATTTGCAGTCAGTCCCCAATATAAACTCAAGGCCCGTAACTCGTCAAGATGAACTTAGCAGGCCCAATTCCACTGTAAACTATTCTGGTCTTCCTGGATTTCATCAGCCAGGTGCTGATACTGCACAGGAACAGCATAACAGGTTGCATGCAGATTCTTCTCAAAGATCAATTCCCCAGATTTCAGAAAGAGGTAAATGGCTAGATTGCAGCCCTCAGCATAAACCAGGGGCAGAAGGAAGTCATATTTATGGAAATGCTGCTAATTCCTCAGGTTTAGAAATAAATGAAAACATTCAAATCAGTGAGCCATTGAATATATCTAATGGATGGAATTATGTCAAATCAGCCCCACCTGATAACAATCCTACTCCTAAAACTCGTGAAAATGAAAATGTGTTTCAGCCCCATCGAGATACAGGCCAGGTTCCTACATTGTGGGAGCCTGATTCTGATAATAATTCATCTGTTGCGCTGGAACATGTAAAGTCTGCAGGTAATATGCAGGTTTGTGAGGAAGATTCTGGTATGAATGGTGTCGCTGCCATGCCAAATTCTGGTGCTACATGGGTAAGCCGACCAAGCAACCATCAACATTCTAATGTTGACACACGGAGGAATACAGATTCTGTGGGGAGCTATGGAAGAAATGAAGGCGCAGGGAAGTATATGCATCATATGGAGAAGAATCCTTTAGTTTTGGAGTCATTACAGAACCAGATGTCAGAAGGAGAAGCGTATGAAATAGAAAACTCAAATAAAAAGGATAAATCTGCTGATGGTATGGAGTCTAATCCCTCCTATCACCGAGCTAGTGGCGTGAGAGAAAATTCCAGTTTTGACGGAAGTGATTTGCACAGCCCAAAGTTACCTGGTCAGGGAAATCGAAGACCTCCTGTAACTCGTAAATTTCAGTATCACCCAATGGGGGATGTTGGTGTTGAGACGGAATCTTATGAAAACAAACATGTAAATTCACAGCCTATTCCCCATCAACCCTTTGGAGGGCTTAAAGGTCGGGACCAGAGCTACCCCGGGCAGTCAAAATATGGTCATTCTGATCGGGATTATACTGAAACAGAGAAGGTACACTCTTGTTATGCATGAACACTATAGTAATTGTTTAAAGTGTTCTTTTGTTTTCCAGTTGCAGAGAATCAAAATAAATTCCTTAAATATTTGACAGAGGCGGGAACTTGTTTTTCAGGGTGACAAAAAAAGCTTTGAAGACAATGCTTCAAAAAGTGAACTGTCTAGTCATGTACCGAAAACATTGATGCCATTTGATAGAAATGTTGGTAATTATGCCTCAAACAAGACTGCTTCACCCAGGTAATTGAATTGAAAATCTTCTTTTTGATTCTGTTTTTTTGCTTACAAACAATTCTACTATTTCATCATGTGATTGTCCCTTCCTAATTATTGTTTCTTCAATTATTAGTTTAAGTGGAAAATAACTGTAACTGTGATTGTTTTACGTTTTCATTTGCTAAGTTATATTTTAAATGGGGCTGCAATTTACTTTTCTCTTTCCTTTTTCCCACTATTTTTCTCTTCATAATGTGCACGGTGGCATTAGCTCAACTGTTTGCCTTGGTTTGTTAAAATTATTGTAGTCAAAATATTCTTGAGCTTCTTCATAAAGTGGATCAGTCAAGGGAGCATGGCTTTGCAACAAATACGAGCACTTCTAACTGCCATTTATCTTCCAGGGTGATGGATACCGAATCTCCTAATGGGTCTATTGTACATCCTCAACGAAATCAAAGCTCTTCGTCTCAGGGCTTTGGTTTACAATTGGCTCCTCCTACTCAAAGGCTTCCTACGGCGTCTTCCCATGCTACATCACATGTTGCATCTGAGATGATAGATAAGGGTACTTGGTTGGCTGATGCTCAGACTATTCCTTCTCGAGAGTCATCTCATGAAATTAGAAGCAACATTGTTGGTTCCCCAAGGCAAGTTTTTGATAAAGCTTCACAGTATAGTCCACTGGGAAATACTCAACAGGCTTTCTCATCTGGCTTTCCTTTCTCCAGGATCCATGCACAAAATCAGAATATGGCTAATCTTGGAGGACAAGTAGCAAGTACTCAATGTGATAGTGCAAGTCATGTTGATCGAATGGCTTCCACTAATCAGATAGATGAATATTGTGAAAGAGCTCAAACTAGTCAATCTGCAGTGTCATCTGCTCAGGACCTTCCCATGCCAAGTGGTATAAATCAAATCCATCCTGGAGATCCTGCCATGCAAATTTCAGCATTGGAGACTGGCACAGCTCCTCATCTTTCTGTAACGTTTAATCCATCTCTACATGGTACCCCGTCAAAAGTTTTACGCAATGTATGGACAAATGTTTCTTGCATGCAACAGCCTACTGCTTTGAAGGCTCCATCCCATCCCCAACCAAATAGTATCTTTGAAACTGCAACAAGGCCACAAAAGCCACATGTTGAAGATTCAGAAAGTGATGCTAATGAACGCTCTGGGAAACAGATGTTGCTTGAAGTTGTTGATGCTGCTGATGGGACTGCAAGCGCTTCATGCGTGAAGGAACATGTTGTGAAAAGCACACCGGATGCATCTCAATCTAGCCAAGCTGCGACTCCTAGAGATATTGAGGATTTTGGCAGGTCTTTAAGACCAAACACTTTCTTGCATCATAATTTCTCTACACTAAATCAACTTCAGTCCAGGAAAAATATGGATATCAATCCTATTGATCAAGATGTCAACAAATTCAAAGTATCAGATGATGTCGGGGATAGACAGTTTGATTCTAATCATGGACAACGGTCATACGGATACAACTACACAGTTGAAGATGTTTTGGGTAATAATTCTTCAGTGCCAGGTAATGGACGAGAAACTAATGCATCTTCTGAGGTGGTTGAGTATGGTCAGAAAAATGCTGCTAATAGCAACAATGTTACTTCTCTTAGAAGTGATCATTCTATAATAAATCCTCAAATGGCTCCATCATGGTTTGAGCAATATGGAACTTTTAAAAATGGCAAGATGTTGCCAATGCATGATGTACGTGCAATGACTCCAAAAATTATGGACCAGTCTTTTATTGTGAAGAACCAATCTGCCAGTATGCATCTTGGCAGTTCAATGGAGCAAGTAAATACTGATCAGCATGGTCATGCCAGGCTAAGTCCAATTCCTACTTCAGTTGTAAGTGTCAATGTGCCTTCTCAGTTATTGCCTCCTGCTGTTGAGCCTGATTTGCATGTTGCGAGACCAAAGAAGCGTAAAAGTGCCACTTCAGAACTCATGGCATGGCATGAAGAATTGAAACAGGGTTCTGAAAGGCTTCGAGATATCAGGTTGATTTAGGCtaaaatttattaatttttaCTCAAAAATAGCTTTTCAGTCTAAATTTGTCGTGCACACTTTTTATTATTGGTACTTCTTAACACAAGCTAATCTAAATACAATTAATACATTGCTATCAGAGTAGTCAATAGCGGCCAATAGCGGTCGGAGCTATCCCGCTATAGCATAGTGGAGCGAAGGCCGACCGCTATGGGAAGAGCCTTAGCAGTGTAGAACACTATAGCGGCCACTATAGGAAAAATAGCGAGATAGCGGAGCAGAACGGTTTCTGGCCCGCTATCCTTTTCCCCTCTAATAGAGAGTGGTTTAGTTAGTAGTGTTATGCAACGTGTCATTGATCTGTTACAGCTATATGCCAGCTGTACAGTTTGTTAGATCTAAGGCTACTATATATACCATGCCTTTGTAATCTTTAACACTGAGATCAATATATGAGATTCTCATCTTtcttcttttctctctctcttaTGGTACTGTATCATGGTATCTAGAGCTTCTTTCCTGATCCAGTAATCTTCATTCATGGCGTCACCGTTTCGCAGCGACGGCGCCTTTCCTTCCGCTCACGTCAAGCTCTCCGTTAAGCTTGATGATAAAAATTTCAAACAGTGGAAGCAGCAAATCGATGGAGTTGTACGTGGCCACAAGCTTCAACGATTTGTCACTGTTCCGGTTATTCCGCAGCGTTCGCCGGTGACTTCTGATCCGAGTCTTGGTGAAATCACTGATGCGTATCTTGATTGGGAGC includes:
- the LOC127073740 gene encoding uncharacterized protein LOC127073740 isoform X2 codes for the protein MPGNEVGDRVHNFFGQENLSQGQYHSQAVDGNWPGLSNNLWAGSQRPTGGPFLSNLKNFNLQQSDSEQHTSALHLRHGLNLAQSNQRPDIGRNQTPNQQTAVNGYMQGHQVFQSRQNEANILGVDTGADLHGISSLSRGVTVLESQQGSGLDHYKKSLNRTDATESPVNYDFFGGQQQISSRQSGMLQSFPRQQSGINDMQLLQQHAMLNQMQELQRQQQFHQLEARQHSMTPASSISKQTVASHSASLINGIPINEASNLMWQPEVMAANTNWLQRGASAVIQGSANGFVLSPEQLRLMGLIPNQGDQSLYGLPISGSRGAPSLYSHVQADKSAMTQVSIQNQYSLVQGDKQSLPSISTSVNAFPAHHYAAMSDQTNLNDATSVSRQDIQGKNMFGSVAPGINSGLNMENLQQMNSAQRDVPMEDFHARQELAGSSETSQDKLVVQAPPHNVATLDPTEEKILFGSDDNPWDGFGRNSGFNMLDGSDGFSGFPSLQSGSWSALMQSAVAETSSSEVGIQEEWSGLSSRNTERSLPNEGPSPIDSSKQQSVWPDNNLQSVPNINSRPVTRQDELSRPNSTVNYSGLPGFHQPGADTAQEQHNRLHADSSQRSIPQISERGKWLDCSPQHKPGAEGSHIYGNAANSSGLEINENIQISEPLNISNGWNYVKSAPPDNNPTPKTRENENVFQPHRDTGQVPTLWEPDSDNNSSVALEHVKSAGNMQVCEEDSGMNGVAAMPNSGATWVSRPSNHQHSNVDTRRNTDSVGSYGRNEGAGKYMHHMEKNPLVLESLQNQMSEGEAYEIENSNKKDKSADGMESNPSYHRASGVRENSSFDGSDLHSPKLPGQGNRRPPVTRKFQYHPMGDVGVETESYENKHVNSQPIPHQPFGGLKGRDQSYPGQSKYGHSDRDYTETEKGDKKSFEDNASKSELSSHVPKTLMPFDRNVGNYASNKTASPSQNILELLHKVDQSREHGFATNTSTSNCHLSSRVMDTESPNGSIVHPQRNQSSSSQGFGLQLAPPTQRLPTASSHATSHVASEMIDKGTWLADAQTIPSRESSHEIRSNIVGSPRQVFDKASQYSPLGNTQQAFSSGFPFSRIHAQNQNMANLGGQVASTQCDSASHVDRMASTNQIDEYCERAQTSQSAVSSAQDLPMPSGINQIHPGDPAMQISALETGTAPHLSVTFNPSLHGTPSKVLRNVWTNVSCMQQPTALKAPSHPQPNSIFETATRPQKPHVEDSESDANERSGKQMLLEVVDAADGTASASCVKEHVVKSTPDASQSSQAATPRDIEDFGRSLRPNTFLHHNFSTLNQLQSRKNMDINPIDQDVNKFKVSDDVGDRQFDSNHGQRSYGYNYTVEDVLGNNSSVPGNGRETNASSEVVEYGQKNAANSNNVTSLRSDHSIINPQMAPSWFEQYGTFKNGKMLPMHDVRAMTPKIMDQSFIVKNQSASMHLGSSMEQVNTDQHGHARLSPIPTSVVSVNVPSQLLPPAVEPDLHVARPKKRKSATSELMAWHEELKQGSERLRDIRVAELDWAQAANRLIEKVEEDAELVEVLPTMKSRRRLVLTTQLMQQLLNPPPAEVLSADVKLHHDSVIYSVARSVLGDGCSSVSVRGSDSPVPATSKNLLPNKLKSSDKIDQYILKVEDFSDRARKLENDMLRLESRASFLDLRIECHDLERFSVINRFAKFHGRGQNDGAETSQSSAATANAPKSFVQRYVTGYSMPETFPDRVQCLSL
- the LOC127073740 gene encoding uncharacterized protein LOC127073740 isoform X5; this encodes MPGNEVGDRVHNFFGQENLSQGQYHSQAVDGNWPGLSNNLWAGSQRPTGGPFLSNLKNFNLQQSDSEQHTSALHLRHGLNLAQSNQRPDIGRNQTPNQQTAVNGYMQGHQVFQSRQNEANILGVDTGADLHGISSLSRGVTVLESQQGSGLDHYKKSLNRTDATESPVNYDFFGGQQQISSRQSGMLQSFPRQQSGINDMQLLQQHAMLNQMQELQRQQQFHQLEARQHSMTPASSISKQTVASHSASLINGIPINEASNLMWQPEVMAANTNWLQRGASAVIQGSANGFVLSPEQLRLMGLIPNQGDQSLYGLPISGSRGAPSLYSHVQADKSAMTQVSIQNQYSLVQGDKQSLPSISTSVNAFPAHHYAAMSDQTNLNDATSVSRQDIQGKNMFGSVAPGINSGLNMENLQQMNSAQRDVPMEDFHARQELAGSSETSQDKLVVQAPPHNVATLDPTEEKILFGSDDNPWDGFGRNSGFNMLDGSDGFSGFPSLQSGSWSALMQSAVAETSSSEVGIQEEWSGLSSRNTERSLPNEGPSPIDSSKQQSVWPDNNLQSVPNINSRPVTRQDELSRPNSTVNYSGLPGFHQPGADTAQEQHNRLHADSSQRSIPQISERGKWLDCSPQHKPGAEGSHIYGNAANSSGLEINENIQISEPLNISNGWNYVKSAPPDNNPTPKTRENENVFQPHRDTGQVPTLWEPDSDNNSSVALEHVKSAGNMQVCEEDSGMNGVAAMPNSGATWVSRPSNHQHSNVDTRRNTDSVGSYGRNEGAGKYMHHMEKNPLVLESLQNQMSEGEAYEIENSNKKDKSADGMESNPSYHRASGVRENSSFDGSDLHSPKLPGQGNRRPPVTRKFQYHPMGDVGVETESYENKHVNSQPIPHQPFGGLKGRDQSYPGQSKYGHSDRDYTETEKGDKKSFEDNASKSELSSHVPKTLMPFDRNVGNYASNKTASPRVMDTESPNGSIVHPQRNQSSSSQGFGLQLAPPTQRLPTASSHATSHVASEMIDKGTWLADAQTIPSRESSHEIRSNIVGSPRQVFDKASQYSPLGNTQQAFSSGFPFSRIHAQNQNMANLGGQVASTQCDSASHVDRMASTNQIDEYCERAQTSQSAVSSAQDLPMPSGINQIHPGDPAMQISALETGTAPHLSVTFNPSLHGTPSKVLRNVWTNVSCMQQPTALKAPSHPQPNSIFETATRPQKPHVEDSESDANERSGKQMLLEVVDAADGTASASCVKEHVVKSTPDASQSSQAATPRDIEDFGRSLRPNTFLHHNFSTLNQLQSRKNMDINPIDQDVNKFKVSDDVGDRQFDSNHGQRSYGYNYTVEDVLGNNSSVPGNGRETNASSEVVEYGQKNAANSNNVTSLRSDHSIINPQMAPSWFEQYGTFKNGKMLPMHDVRAMTPKIMDQSFIVKNQSASMHLGSSMEQVNTDQHGHARLSPIPTSVVSVNVPSQLLPPAVEPDLHVARPKKRKSATSELMAWHEELKQGSERLRDIRVAELDWAQAANRLIEKVEEDAELVEVLPTMKSRRRLVLTTQLMQQLLNPPPAEVLSADVKLHHDSVIYSVARSVLGDGCSSVSVRGSDSPVPATSKNLLPNKLKSSDKIDQYILKVEDFSDRARKLENDMLRLESRASFLDLRIECHDLERFSVINRFAKFHGRGQNDGAETSQSSAATANAPKSFVQRYVTGYSMPETFPDRVQCLSL